A stretch of Paludisphaera borealis DNA encodes these proteins:
- a CDS encoding peptidase MA family metallohydrolase yields the protein MRQVFWILTLATAVVVAVPQGSLKAAPGAKDAIAQARKQIASKNLKAAAVALEDALGDSRGDDRKAILDLLKQTYQSLIREAQAAGKTQEADLYTDDLAILEAQPGPSPNAAPAVVPAEITAPPSFEPTPVPEPAKTPAVPEIETMPTPKPAPKAAEPASVPRNDQPLDPRAFAEPDAFSAANTLPPLDSPGAGANVVAAPGKSAPPPPPAKAPQPLTVADEILPMRSARPSTRDDSLRTASNASQAEAPSPPAAAAPSKDLAAADALFNQKRYDQAGKLYAALAAKDRLPSARKKVWAYCRWAAVVARINAHPRTTKEWDDIEKEIQSVQVLTPGNWYGEYLRDRVTAARRGERPSGRAGSLVVRGAAPEEPEAEQKPQPPAPVDDRARRAGGEERLDLPSSTGDGDSANAPAPGQAAAPTPSASAPNWQIQETASFRIYHTDPALAEQAAETAEAVRARQGTRWASKGVHSPWTPRCDIYLYPTARDFARMTGQPETSPGFSTMGVSGDQIVARRVNLRADHPQVLSAILPHEVTHVVLADVFTDQQIPRWADEGMAVLAEPASEQAGRASDLNAPLAEHRLFKLSQLMAIDYPEAKHWNLFYAQSVSLTQFLVRQGTAAQFVAFVKSSQRKGPETALREVYRFEGFDDLETRWSEYARQQASQVATADASAPADSPSPRLK from the coding sequence ATGCGCCAGGTTTTCTGGATCCTCACGCTCGCCACGGCGGTCGTCGTCGCAGTCCCACAGGGCTCGCTGAAGGCCGCGCCGGGCGCGAAAGACGCAATCGCCCAGGCTCGCAAGCAGATCGCGAGCAAGAATCTGAAAGCGGCGGCCGTCGCCCTCGAAGACGCCCTCGGCGATTCGCGGGGAGACGACCGGAAAGCGATCCTCGACCTGCTGAAGCAGACTTACCAGAGCCTGATCCGCGAGGCCCAGGCGGCCGGCAAAACTCAGGAAGCCGACCTCTACACAGACGATCTAGCGATCCTCGAAGCTCAGCCGGGCCCAAGCCCAAACGCCGCCCCCGCGGTCGTCCCCGCCGAAATCACGGCACCGCCGAGCTTCGAGCCGACTCCCGTTCCCGAACCCGCCAAAACGCCCGCCGTCCCCGAAATCGAGACGATGCCGACGCCGAAACCGGCCCCCAAGGCCGCCGAGCCGGCTTCCGTGCCTCGAAACGACCAGCCCCTCGACCCACGCGCCTTCGCCGAACCCGACGCCTTCTCCGCAGCCAACACCTTACCGCCGCTCGACTCCCCCGGCGCGGGCGCCAACGTGGTTGCGGCGCCCGGGAAGTCCGCGCCTCCTCCCCCCCCAGCGAAAGCGCCTCAGCCCCTCACCGTCGCCGACGAAATCTTGCCGATGAGGTCCGCGCGTCCTTCCACGCGAGACGACTCGTTAAGGACCGCCTCCAACGCGTCGCAGGCCGAGGCTCCGAGTCCTCCGGCCGCCGCCGCGCCGTCGAAGGATCTCGCCGCGGCCGACGCCCTCTTCAATCAGAAGCGGTACGACCAGGCCGGCAAGCTCTACGCCGCCCTCGCCGCGAAGGACCGCCTCCCCTCGGCGCGCAAGAAGGTCTGGGCCTACTGCCGGTGGGCCGCCGTCGTCGCCCGGATCAACGCCCATCCGCGAACCACCAAGGAATGGGACGACATCGAGAAGGAGATCCAGAGCGTCCAGGTCTTGACCCCCGGCAACTGGTACGGCGAATACCTGAGGGACCGCGTCACCGCCGCGCGTCGCGGCGAACGTCCGTCGGGCCGAGCGGGCAGCCTGGTGGTTCGCGGAGCTGCGCCCGAAGAGCCCGAGGCCGAGCAAAAGCCGCAACCGCCGGCCCCTGTCGACGACCGGGCTCGACGCGCGGGAGGCGAAGAGCGCCTCGATCTGCCGTCCTCGACCGGCGACGGCGACTCCGCGAACGCCCCCGCGCCGGGGCAGGCCGCGGCTCCGACGCCCTCCGCGTCGGCCCCGAACTGGCAAATTCAAGAAACCGCCAGCTTCCGGATCTACCACACCGATCCGGCCCTCGCCGAACAGGCGGCCGAGACCGCCGAAGCCGTTCGCGCCCGCCAAGGGACGCGATGGGCAAGCAAGGGCGTACACAGCCCCTGGACACCGCGCTGCGACATCTATCTTTATCCGACCGCGCGCGACTTCGCCCGGATGACCGGCCAGCCCGAGACCTCGCCGGGGTTCTCGACGATGGGCGTGAGCGGCGATCAGATCGTCGCCCGCCGCGTGAACCTCCGCGCCGATCATCCTCAAGTGCTCTCGGCCATCCTGCCGCACGAGGTCACGCACGTCGTGCTCGCCGACGTCTTCACCGATCAGCAGATTCCCCGCTGGGCAGACGAAGGCATGGCCGTGCTCGCCGAACCCGCCTCCGAGCAGGCCGGACGCGCCTCCGATCTGAACGCCCCTCTGGCCGAGCATCGCCTCTTCAAGCTCAGCCAGCTCATGGCGATTGACTACCCCGAGGCCAAGCACTGGAACCTCTTCTACGCCCAGAGCGTGTCGCTGACCCAGTTCCTGGTCCGCCAGGGGACCGCGGCCCAGTTCGTCGCGTTCGTCAAAAGCTCGCAACGCAAGGGCCCCGAAACCGCGCTTCGCGAGGTTTACAGGTTCGAGGGCTTCGACGACCTCGAAACCCGGTGGAGCGAATACGCCCGCCAGCAGGCCTCGCAAGTCGCGACGGCCGACGCCTCCGCCCCGGCCGATTCGCCTTCCCCCCGGCTCAAGTGA
- a CDS encoding tetratricopeptide repeat protein: MSKSSESPPVTAVRPPTAKAPRSYVTSWLVGPLIGFTVVAMVVVLVSLSRSNDPDQLWGSAEAALREGRLNDAAAAVELLSRARDPVPRDWMLRAQVAVARKNVDEAMEDLGQIPDDDRIASQAWLLKGQVELRRNRAKNAELALRKALTLDPTLTQAHRELIFIYGMQLRRNELNEEFKALSELTELTYDNVFHWCLVRNCIWEPGEVAQTLAEFLAADPTDRQTRLSLADNYRRLGLFDEADLALAELPQDDPEALAGRVMLAMDRRQEELAEELLAKGPADDPNLARIRGRIALARRNGPDAVHNFQIAYDHEPGDRDTLFGLINAHELCGDDAAALPLRQAAKNLEIFNTLMQRVSAPGGRKDASLMKEMGAACSSLGFIPEARSWYKLAIARDPLDAVSQQALFRLNAKARANDPPADHPIPPTPRTTPESRASRPDISLRPRP; this comes from the coding sequence ATGAGCAAGTCGTCGGAATCGCCTCCCGTGACCGCTGTTCGGCCGCCCACGGCGAAAGCCCCGCGCTCGTACGTGACGTCGTGGCTGGTCGGGCCGCTGATCGGCTTCACCGTCGTCGCGATGGTCGTCGTTCTGGTCTCGCTGTCCAGATCGAACGACCCCGATCAGCTCTGGGGATCGGCCGAGGCGGCGCTTCGCGAGGGACGCCTCAACGACGCGGCGGCGGCCGTCGAGCTTTTGTCGAGGGCTCGCGACCCCGTGCCACGCGACTGGATGCTGCGCGCTCAGGTCGCCGTGGCCCGGAAGAACGTCGACGAGGCCATGGAAGATCTGGGACAAATCCCCGACGACGACCGCATCGCCTCCCAAGCCTGGCTCTTGAAGGGGCAGGTCGAACTTCGCCGCAATCGCGCCAAGAATGCCGAACTGGCTCTGCGCAAGGCCCTGACGCTCGACCCCACGCTCACTCAGGCCCACCGCGAGCTGATCTTCATTTATGGAATGCAACTGCGGCGCAACGAGTTGAACGAGGAGTTCAAGGCGCTGTCGGAGCTGACCGAACTGACCTATGACAACGTGTTTCACTGGTGTCTGGTCCGCAACTGCATCTGGGAGCCGGGCGAGGTTGCCCAGACGCTCGCCGAGTTCCTCGCCGCCGACCCCACCGATCGGCAGACGCGGCTGTCGCTCGCCGACAACTACCGGCGCCTCGGCCTGTTCGACGAGGCCGATCTGGCCCTGGCCGAGCTGCCCCAAGACGACCCCGAGGCGCTCGCTGGCCGGGTCATGCTGGCGATGGACCGGCGCCAGGAAGAACTCGCCGAGGAGCTGCTGGCCAAAGGGCCGGCCGACGACCCGAACCTCGCGCGGATTCGAGGCCGGATCGCCCTGGCCCGCCGCAATGGTCCCGACGCCGTCCACAACTTCCAGATCGCCTACGATCACGAACCCGGCGACCGCGATACGCTGTTCGGCCTGATCAACGCTCACGAGCTGTGCGGCGACGACGCGGCCGCCCTTCCCTTGCGGCAAGCCGCCAAGAACCTGGAAATCTTCAACACCTTGATGCAGCGCGTCTCCGCGCCAGGGGGCCGTAAGGACGCCAGCCTCATGAAGGAGATGGGCGCGGCCTGCTCGTCGCTCGGGTTCATTCCAGAGGCCCGCTCGTGGTACAAGCTCGCCATCGCCCGCGATCCGCTCGACGCCGTCTCGCAGCAAGCTCTCTTCCGCCTGAACGCCAAAGCCCGAGCAAACGATCCGCCAGCCGACCACCCTATCCCCCCGACGCCCCGCACAACCCCTGAAAGTCGTGCGAGCCGCCCCGATATCAGCCTCCGTCCACGGCCGTGA
- a CDS encoding response regulator has translation MNMKAERCRQVHRSVLIIDDNEDLALSLSCLLECYGCRVDVAFDGPEGVRLALQNQFDIVFVDIGLPTMSGYEVALAIREKNGEPPILLAQTAYSQPEDVRRSFEAGFDGHLIKPVQPAEIVRHVVEGRAALSRRGKGSGGGSKPTDVSKSQAGFPFGTFSPKKHEAQSAWRGDAPRD, from the coding sequence ATGAATATGAAAGCCGAGCGGTGCCGCCAGGTTCATCGCAGTGTTCTGATTATTGACGACAACGAAGACCTGGCGCTCTCGCTTTCGTGTCTGCTCGAGTGCTATGGATGCCGGGTCGACGTTGCGTTCGACGGCCCGGAAGGGGTGCGCCTGGCCCTCCAGAATCAGTTTGACATCGTCTTCGTCGACATCGGGCTGCCGACGATGTCGGGGTACGAAGTCGCCCTGGCGATCCGCGAGAAGAACGGCGAGCCGCCGATCCTCCTGGCTCAAACGGCGTACAGCCAGCCCGAAGACGTCCGACGGTCGTTCGAGGCGGGGTTCGACGGGCATCTCATCAAGCCCGTTCAACCTGCCGAGATCGTGCGTCACGTCGTGGAAGGTCGCGCCGCGTTGTCGAGGCGAGGTAAGGGTTCGGGAGGCGGTTCGAAGCCGACCGACGTGTCAAAGTCGCAAGCCGGCTTCCCGTTCGGAACGTTCAGCCCCAAGAAGCACGAAGCCCAATCCGCCTGGCGGGGCGATGCGCCGAGGGATTGA
- a CDS encoding DNA-3-methyladenine glycosylase codes for MNILPRDFYDHNAEQVAPKMLGKWLVHRVDGIDRIGRIVEVEAYVGPHDLAAHSSKGRTARTEVMFGEPGHAYVYLIYGMYNCLNAVTGPGEHASAVLIRALEPVSGIEGATNGPGRLCRALSIDRSLNGHDLLGGVLYIARPEGRQTRFKVVAGPRVGVDYAGDWVHRPLRFTIEGNPFLSRR; via the coding sequence ATGAACATCCTGCCCCGAGATTTCTACGATCACAACGCGGAGCAGGTCGCGCCGAAGATGCTGGGAAAGTGGCTCGTTCACCGCGTCGACGGGATCGATCGCATCGGCCGAATCGTCGAAGTCGAGGCGTACGTCGGTCCGCACGACCTGGCGGCGCATTCCTCCAAGGGGCGCACGGCGCGCACCGAGGTCATGTTCGGTGAGCCCGGGCACGCCTACGTCTACTTGATTTACGGAATGTACAACTGCCTCAACGCCGTGACCGGCCCCGGCGAACACGCGTCGGCCGTCTTGATCCGGGCGCTCGAGCCGGTCTCCGGGATCGAAGGCGCGACGAACGGTCCGGGGCGGTTGTGCCGGGCGTTGAGCATCGATCGCAGCCTGAACGGCCACGACTTGCTCGGAGGTGTGCTCTACATTGCGCGTCCGGAGGGGCGCCAGACTCGGTTCAAGGTCGTCGCCGGGCCGCGAGTCGGCGTCGATTACGCGGGCGACTGGGTCCATCGACCGCTTCGATTCACGATCGAGGGCAATCCGTTCCTGTCGCGACGCTAG
- a CDS encoding alpha/beta hydrolase, translating to MTEREAMPDRRPCLILHGLGGGPYELQPLTEAVAASGREVRAPVLPGHDGPGPAMPSSSWPDWTRCAEAWYDDTASETAPAAVVGFSTGAMIALHLASRRKVDRLILLAPFLAIRHTSRLPFQPVSLLRVLARWTPEIQRRGPAVRDPKMRRWASSLDRFRTFNLHAAVSALEFIEEVKPLIAAIDVPVLIVQGRLDSVVEPWGAAWLHGRLTAAPSRLIELPRSDHLVALDKDRESMIDAVLAFLDEPPA from the coding sequence ATGACCGAGCGAGAAGCCATGCCGGACCGCCGCCCATGCCTGATTCTCCATGGCCTGGGCGGAGGCCCGTACGAGTTGCAACCCCTGACCGAAGCCGTCGCGGCGAGCGGCCGCGAAGTCCGTGCGCCGGTCTTGCCCGGCCACGACGGGCCGGGGCCCGCGATGCCTTCCTCGTCGTGGCCCGACTGGACGAGGTGCGCGGAAGCGTGGTACGACGACACGGCCTCGGAAACGGCGCCGGCGGCGGTCGTCGGGTTCTCGACCGGCGCCATGATCGCCCTCCATCTGGCCAGCCGGCGCAAGGTCGATCGGCTGATCCTGCTGGCCCCGTTCCTCGCGATCCGACACACCAGCCGTTTGCCTTTTCAGCCGGTGAGCCTGCTTCGCGTTCTCGCTCGTTGGACGCCCGAGATTCAGCGCCGGGGGCCGGCCGTCCGCGATCCCAAGATGCGACGATGGGCGTCGAGCCTCGATCGCTTCCGGACGTTCAACCTTCATGCGGCGGTCAGCGCCCTCGAATTCATCGAGGAAGTCAAGCCGCTGATCGCTGCCATCGACGTCCCCGTCTTGATCGTTCAGGGACGCCTCGATTCGGTGGTCGAGCCCTGGGGCGCGGCGTGGCTGCACGGGCGTCTGACGGCCGCGCCGAGCCGCTTGATCGAACTTCCGCGCAGCGACCACCTCGTCGCACTCGACAAGGACCGCGAGTCGATGATCGACGCAGTGCTTGCGTTCCTCGACGAGCCGCCGGCCTGA
- a CDS encoding serine/threonine-protein kinase has translation MIALTHQLSQRIFRERRRPRLPNLATSSGFGDNITYIVGSAATQIGLSISVDPSPRPSPTLADVPCRTCDASLQLGRRLGPFILISRLGQGAQGDVWKAARQGLDGEIVALKILNPSLAKHQRRLAQFRREAERGARMAGPSLLQVFESGEVDGYLYMAMPFVEGVSLHEVIRSRRAYLSGDDVAQPHPLITAADDDYLAGMTRLMAHAARALEVVHTNRVVHRDIKPANILLDCNRPLAVYLCDLGLGRDLEVATIEQMRDGAGTPMYMSPERLLRAPADEIRSDVYSMGVTLFEALTLGRPFEDPEGVPISALSAFLAHAHPRPPRAVDPHIPQPLEAIILKAMARNPADRYRSAAELAAELDRWDAPANDERRRDFLPHPHLSMNTADAAELRNAPANRL, from the coding sequence ATGATCGCCCTGACGCACCAACTGTCCCAGCGAATCTTCCGCGAGCGACGCCGCCCACGCCTGCCGAACCTCGCGACCTCGTCGGGATTCGGCGACAACATCACTTATATCGTGGGCTCGGCCGCGACTCAGATCGGTCTGAGCATCTCCGTCGACCCGTCGCCGCGACCCAGCCCGACCCTCGCCGACGTCCCATGCCGCACCTGCGACGCCTCGCTTCAACTGGGCCGGCGGCTCGGCCCGTTCATATTGATTTCGCGACTCGGGCAGGGGGCTCAGGGCGACGTCTGGAAGGCTGCCCGGCAGGGCCTTGACGGGGAGATCGTCGCGCTCAAGATTCTCAACCCCTCGCTCGCCAAGCACCAACGCCGGCTCGCGCAGTTCCGCCGCGAGGCCGAGCGAGGGGCGCGGATGGCCGGCCCGTCGCTGTTGCAGGTCTTCGAGTCGGGCGAGGTCGACGGCTACCTCTACATGGCCATGCCGTTCGTTGAAGGAGTCAGCCTCCACGAGGTGATCCGGTCGCGGCGCGCCTACTTGAGCGGCGACGACGTCGCACAGCCGCACCCGCTGATCACCGCCGCCGACGACGACTATCTCGCCGGGATGACCCGACTTATGGCTCACGCCGCCCGCGCCCTCGAAGTCGTCCACACCAACCGCGTCGTCCACCGCGACATCAAGCCGGCCAACATCCTGCTCGACTGCAATCGTCCGCTCGCGGTTTACTTATGTGATCTCGGCCTCGGCCGCGACCTCGAAGTGGCGACCATCGAACAGATGCGCGACGGCGCGGGCACGCCGATGTACATGTCGCCCGAACGGCTCCTCAGGGCGCCGGCCGACGAGATCCGCTCCGACGTCTACTCGATGGGCGTGACGCTCTTCGAAGCCCTGACCCTCGGACGCCCCTTCGAAGATCCGGAAGGCGTTCCGATCTCGGCGCTCTCCGCCTTCCTCGCCCACGCGCACCCTCGCCCCCCCCGGGCGGTCGACCCCCACATCCCCCAGCCTCTGGAAGCGATCATCCTTAAAGCCATGGCGAGGAACCCGGCCGATCGCTACAGGTCGGCCGCCGAGCTGGCCGCCGAGCTCGATCGCTGGGACGCGCCGGCCAACGACGAACGACGTCGCGACTTTCTCCCCCACCCTCACCTGTCCATGAATACGGCGGACGCGGCCGAACTTCGGAACGCACCGGCGAACCGTCTCTGA
- a CDS encoding Nramp family divalent metal transporter — MSEQQAHEVHDLYSMPADAVQEPPHQFSKAIRQVGPGLILAASIVGTGELINTTGLGAKAGFTLLWLILLSCVIKVFVQVELGRYAIVHGKTTLAAFDTLPGPRLGTSWICWLWLIMMLATQAQIAAMEGTVGQAAHMAFPAASDALASAVGTIVPAWGDFLQTRQEYLWAALTTVAAVVLLLSGGYRRLEKITTILVAAVTLFTVGSVIVLQWTRFHIGISDIKAGFTLALPATAVGLAFSAFGITGVGASELVAYPYWCIEKGYARHAGPRSADDNWARRARGWTRVMQLDAWFSMLVFTIATVAFYLLGAAVLHPQGLDPKGPDMIPTLSRMYLEPLEGTPLAGLRGLTRVGFLLGAWAVLFKTLYVATAANSRLTVDFLNLVGVWRPAGPEARERMVKVFCVVYPILALGLYYAFREPQGLIKAGGIAQALMLPLIAGATIFLRRRDNDPRVGPSLLSDVFTWLAFVGITAVASYSVYDLASSFMATSP; from the coding sequence ATGAGTGAGCAGCAGGCGCACGAGGTTCATGATCTGTATTCCATGCCGGCCGACGCCGTCCAAGAGCCGCCGCATCAGTTCTCTAAAGCGATCCGCCAGGTCGGGCCTGGGCTGATCCTGGCCGCGTCGATCGTCGGCACCGGCGAGTTGATCAACACGACGGGGCTGGGGGCCAAGGCCGGGTTCACGCTGCTCTGGCTGATCTTGTTGAGCTGCGTGATCAAGGTCTTCGTACAAGTCGAGCTGGGACGTTATGCGATCGTCCACGGCAAGACGACGCTCGCTGCATTCGACACCCTGCCCGGGCCGCGTCTGGGCACGTCGTGGATTTGCTGGTTGTGGCTGATCATGATGTTGGCCACGCAGGCCCAGATCGCGGCGATGGAAGGGACCGTGGGCCAGGCCGCGCACATGGCTTTCCCCGCCGCGTCCGACGCCTTGGCGAGCGCCGTGGGAACGATCGTCCCCGCGTGGGGTGATTTCCTCCAGACGCGCCAGGAGTACCTTTGGGCCGCGCTCACGACGGTCGCGGCCGTCGTGCTGTTGCTTTCCGGCGGGTATCGACGGCTCGAGAAGATCACCACGATCCTCGTCGCGGCGGTGACCCTGTTCACGGTCGGCAGCGTGATCGTCCTTCAGTGGACCCGTTTCCACATCGGGATCAGCGACATCAAGGCGGGGTTCACGCTGGCCTTGCCGGCGACGGCCGTGGGCCTGGCGTTCTCGGCGTTCGGCATCACCGGAGTCGGGGCGTCGGAGCTGGTGGCCTATCCTTACTGGTGCATCGAAAAAGGCTACGCCCGCCACGCCGGCCCGCGCTCGGCCGACGACAACTGGGCCCGCCGGGCGCGCGGCTGGACCCGGGTGATGCAGCTCGACGCCTGGTTCAGCATGCTCGTCTTCACCATCGCCACGGTCGCGTTTTATCTGCTCGGCGCCGCGGTGCTGCATCCGCAGGGGCTCGACCCCAAGGGGCCGGACATGATCCCGACCCTCTCGCGGATGTACCTCGAACCGCTCGAAGGGACGCCGCTGGCGGGTCTGCGCGGGCTGACCCGCGTCGGTTTCTTGCTGGGCGCGTGGGCGGTCTTGTTCAAGACGCTGTACGTCGCCACGGCCGCCAACAGCCGTCTGACGGTCGACTTCCTCAACCTCGTCGGCGTCTGGCGGCCCGCGGGCCCGGAAGCGCGCGAGCGGATGGTGAAGGTCTTTTGCGTCGTCTACCCGATCCTGGCTCTCGGCCTTTACTACGCATTTCGCGAACCGCAGGGGCTCATCAAGGCCGGCGGCATCGCCCAGGCGCTCATGCTCCCGCTGATCGCCGGCGCGACGATCTTCCTCCGCCGCCGTGACAACGACCCCCGCGTCGGCCCGTCGCTGCTCAGCGACGTATTCACCTGGCTCGCCTTTGTGGGGATCACGGCGGTCGCCTCTTACAGCGTTTACGACCTGGCGAGCAGCTTCATGGCGACTTCGCCTTGA
- a CDS encoding efflux RND transporter permease subunit, protein MTDFLLRSRYVFGSLVAVLLLGLALFGERVSYEQSIGSFFADDDPVMGVYQKAAATFGDDNFVFLVYDDPEVISPAGLDRAAELAAAVAPEKIPGVLRIESLDAMPLVWALDDVLLAMDKLPAFAHKLALDAAKRTVKNFDLRTNTMTVSGAVRAADAQGLEAIKRRLTSNALFKGTLLDETATTTAVLARLKKSHEHNVIDTIRLLREQADAFAARHKLARPAVVGPPVLLADGFAAIEIDGRRLAAVGMALIALVTLSAVHSVWWAIVPIMAGWTVWLATETLLHFFNIRLSLSGGPLVAQIIVLTMPAASHLAIHFRDNRRRDSDPWAAGRLTLRTVWTPIVWTAVTGAIGYGALVTSDVLPIQQFGAILGVCTLTAAVLVMVLSPIAMLPPFPLEIPVREGSQSRVSGVMNRLTFWVHRHPIRVVAVVAALTIPLSLGVFRLTYETNYINLFRPQTRVVRDYRAVESKLGGIGLVELVVPIGSAVGPEVVAKLNRVGSTIASLAPNDPRAIAQVISLATVLDPDGRIAALAPDAQARILTGKLDLIGVSPQASLLRSFWNDETKEARILIRLLEQQPAATKAWIFHKAEETARAAFGPSSYLTGLSYLMTRTTEGVIATQWSTFGWSAAGILVMLALAFRSLPLALLAILPTLLSVVIVLGIMGWTSIKLDIATALVASVALGLSVDDTFHCLIQFHKQRKTRGFRKSLFDSYSVSGPGVLLSSLAVAVGFMALRTSEFEPFVNFGTMVAIATAGSTLGNLVLLPACLTLGERWRSRRRQSPKPPVASSSGVVTP, encoded by the coding sequence GTGACCGATTTCCTGCTGCGATCCCGTTACGTTTTCGGCTCGCTCGTCGCGGTGCTGCTCCTCGGGCTGGCGCTCTTCGGCGAGCGAGTGAGCTACGAGCAGTCGATCGGGTCGTTCTTCGCCGACGACGATCCGGTCATGGGGGTCTACCAGAAGGCCGCCGCGACCTTCGGCGACGACAACTTCGTGTTTCTGGTCTACGACGATCCCGAAGTGATCAGCCCCGCCGGCCTCGACCGCGCGGCGGAACTGGCGGCGGCAGTCGCGCCTGAGAAGATCCCCGGTGTGCTCCGGATCGAGTCGCTCGACGCCATGCCACTGGTCTGGGCGCTCGACGACGTGCTCTTGGCGATGGACAAGCTGCCGGCGTTCGCGCATAAGCTGGCGCTTGACGCGGCCAAACGGACGGTCAAGAACTTCGACCTGCGAACCAACACGATGACTGTCAGCGGGGCCGTCCGCGCGGCCGACGCCCAAGGGCTTGAGGCGATCAAGCGGCGGCTGACGAGCAACGCCCTCTTCAAGGGGACGCTCCTCGACGAGACGGCCACGACGACGGCCGTCCTCGCTCGGCTGAAGAAGTCGCATGAGCACAACGTCATCGACACGATCCGGCTCCTCCGCGAGCAGGCCGACGCGTTCGCGGCGCGCCACAAGCTGGCGAGGCCGGCAGTCGTGGGGCCTCCGGTGCTGCTGGCCGACGGCTTCGCCGCGATCGAGATCGACGGCCGCCGGTTGGCGGCGGTCGGCATGGCGCTGATCGCGCTGGTGACCCTCTCGGCGGTGCACAGCGTCTGGTGGGCGATCGTCCCCATCATGGCCGGCTGGACGGTCTGGCTGGCGACCGAGACCCTGCTGCACTTCTTCAATATCCGGCTGTCGCTCTCGGGAGGGCCGCTCGTCGCGCAGATCATCGTCCTGACTATGCCCGCCGCCAGCCACCTGGCGATCCACTTCCGCGACAACCGCCGCCGCGACAGCGACCCCTGGGCCGCCGGCCGGCTGACGCTCAGAACGGTCTGGACGCCGATCGTCTGGACGGCTGTCACCGGCGCCATCGGCTACGGCGCGCTCGTCACCAGCGACGTGTTGCCGATCCAGCAGTTCGGCGCGATCCTCGGCGTCTGCACGCTCACCGCGGCGGTGCTCGTCATGGTGCTTTCGCCGATCGCCATGCTGCCGCCGTTCCCCCTCGAAATCCCGGTCCGCGAGGGCTCGCAGTCGCGGGTCTCGGGCGTGATGAACCGGCTGACCTTCTGGGTCCATCGCCATCCCATTCGGGTCGTGGCGGTCGTGGCTGCGCTGACGATTCCGCTCTCGCTCGGCGTCTTCCGGCTCACGTATGAAACCAATTATATCAACCTGTTCCGACCCCAGACCCGCGTGGTGCGCGACTACCGAGCCGTCGAGTCGAAGCTCGGCGGGATCGGGCTCGTCGAGCTCGTCGTGCCCATCGGCTCGGCGGTCGGACCCGAGGTCGTCGCCAAGCTCAATCGGGTTGGCTCGACGATCGCCTCGCTGGCGCCCAACGACCCTCGCGCGATCGCTCAGGTGATCTCGCTGGCGACCGTGCTCGATCCCGATGGCCGGATCGCGGCGCTCGCTCCCGACGCGCAGGCGCGCATCCTCACCGGCAAGCTCGACTTGATCGGGGTTTCGCCGCAGGCGTCCCTGCTCCGCAGCTTCTGGAACGACGAGACCAAGGAAGCTCGCATCTTGATCCGTCTGCTCGAACAGCAGCCGGCGGCGACCAAGGCCTGGATCTTCCACAAAGCCGAGGAGACCGCCCGGGCCGCGTTCGGTCCGTCGTCCTACCTCACCGGCCTCTCCTACCTGATGACCCGGACGACCGAGGGGGTGATCGCGACCCAGTGGAGCACCTTCGGCTGGTCGGCGGCGGGGATCTTGGTGATGCTCGCCCTGGCGTTTCGCAGCCTGCCCCTGGCGCTTCTGGCGATCCTCCCCACGCTGCTCTCAGTGGTGATCGTGCTGGGCATCATGGGGTGGACGTCGATCAAACTTGACATCGCCACGGCGCTCGTCGCCAGCGTGGCCCTGGGCCTCTCGGTCGACGACACGTTCCACTGTCTGATCCAGTTCCACAAACAGCGGAAGACGCGCGGGTTCCGCAAGAGCCTGTTCGACAGCTATTCGGTGTCGGGCCCCGGCGTGCTGCTCTCCAGCCTGGCCGTCGCCGTTGGCTTCATGGCGCTGCGGACCAGCGAGTTCGAGCCGTTCGTCAACTTCGGCACGATGGTGGCGATCGCCACCGCCGGCAGTACGCTGGGGAACCTCGTGCTCTTGCCCGCCTGCCTGACTCTGGGCGAACGCTGGCGATCGCGTCGGCGACAGTCGCCCAAACCGCCCGTGGCGAGTTCCTCCGGAGTGGTCACGCCCTAG